The Coffea arabica cultivar ET-39 chromosome 9e, Coffea Arabica ET-39 HiFi, whole genome shotgun sequence genome has a window encoding:
- the LOC113710126 gene encoding protein SRG1-like yields MSSLDHENNTISLQELSKEPLLAVPPHYIQLDQESPCSSPSHLMPAIPIVDMESMTLGQAKDFELQKLHSSCKEWGVFQVVNHGVSSSVVEKLKYEIEEFYKLPLEEKMRYKLRPGDVEGYGQTIANLTDQNIDWGDRFLMVINPIHKRNPHLLPELPSSLREAMEAYFKETQKLAKVLFKLIGQALEIDKREMEDMFEDGLQLVRMNYYPPCPQPELVVGLRPHSDASGLSILLQVNGVEGLQVKKNGVWVPVNILPNAFVLHIGDVMEIFSNGIYKSIVHRATVNSVNERISIGMFFNPNLEVEIGPATSLINEKNPPQYKRMPMEQYVKNFFSRKLQSKTIIDQMRIKGEQPNTE; encoded by the exons ATGTCCTCATTAGATCATGAGAATAATACAATAAGCCTGCAGGAGCTTAGCAAAGAGCCTCTGCTTGCCGTCCCACCTCATTACATTCAGTTGGATCAAGAATCGCCATGTTCTTCTCCAAGCCATCTAATGCCAGCTATTCCCATCGTTGACATGGAAAGTATGACTCTTGGCCAAGCCAAGGATTTTGAACTACAAAAGCTGCATTCATCTTGCAAAGAATGGGGTGTATTTCAG GTGGTGAACCATGGAGTTAGCTCTTCAGTAGTGGAGAAATTGAAATAcgaaattgaagaattttacAAGCTACCTTTAGAAGAGAAGATGAGGTACAAGCTGAGGCCTGGTGATGTTGAAGGTTATGGCCAAACAATTGCTAACTTAACAGATCAAAATATTGATTGGGGTGATAGGTTTCTTATGGTAATCAACCCCATCCATAAGAGAAATCCCCATCTCCTACCAGAGCTCCCTTCATCCCTTAG AGAAGCCATGGAGGCTTACTTTAAAGAAACCCAAAAGCTTGCCAAGGTTTTGTTTAAACTCATTGGGCAAGCTCTGGAAATAGATAAGAGAGAAATGGAAGACATGTTTGAAGATGGGCTGCAATTAGTTAGGATGAATTACTATCCTCCATGTCCCCAACCAGAGCTGGTTGTGGGACTTAGGCCTCACTCAGATGCTAGTGGACTCAGCATTCTTCTTCAAGTCAATGGGGTGGAAGGCTTACAAGTGAAAAAGAATGGAGTCTGGGTTCCTGTGAACATCCTCCCAAATGCCTTTGTGCTTCATATAGGAGATGTTATGGAG ATCTTCAGCAATGGAATCTACAAAAGCATTGTGCATAGGGCAACTGTAAACTCAGTGAACGAAAGAATCTCAATAGGAATGTTTTTCAATCCCAACTTGGAAGTGGAAATTGGACCAGCAACTTCCTTGATAAACGAAAAAAATCCACCTCAGTACAAAAGAATGCCAATGGAACAGTATGTCAAAAATTTCTTCTCTCGCAAGCTTCAAAGCAAGACGATCATAGATCAAATGAGGATTAAAGGGGAGCAACCAAATACTGAATAA